One segment of Lytechinus pictus isolate F3 Inbred chromosome 13, Lp3.0, whole genome shotgun sequence DNA contains the following:
- the LOC129275093 gene encoding histamine N-methyltransferase-like translates to MGTQLPSSIPGLRDFVSDSERFEDVFETAFLPNNDGVPKLERWFEMDFEQEVVVKMTKSHPTDKELRLLGIGTGNGRTDTMMLEKFLRHFTKIHYTVVEPDQPAFKEFKDTVEKSSNLSNVIFDWQNTTIEEYWTNSEDSQEFDFISMVHTAYYLEDVGMTMDRLLASLTVGGASLLVHKSGENKTSEFAHQLPWISKPSHMSPGRRILDAARRANQRRLRVTPFPAVIDVTSVFDAGSDVGPKLMDFLTQGAYFCQTASEDVLNGTMDILRSLTTKSDDGKRILISNDFEIIEIWKDPSS, encoded by the exons ATGGGAACACAGCTACCATCTTCGATCCCCGGTTTGAGAGACTTCGTCAGCGATTCGGAAAGATTTGAGGACGTCTTCGAGACGGCTTTCTTGCCCAACAATGACGGTGTGCCCAAACTGGAACGATGGTTCGAAATGGACTTCGAGCAGGAGGTCGTGGTGAAGATGACAAAGTCTCACCCGACCGATAAGGAACTTCGTTTGCTTGGGATCGGTACGGGAAACG GAAGGACGGACACAATGATGCTTGAGAAGTTTCTTCGTCATTTTACCAAAATCCATTACACCGTGGTAGAACCAGATCAGCCAGCTTTCAAGGAGTTCAAAGATACAGTTGAGAAAAGTTCAAACCTCTCAAACGTCATCTTTGACTGGCAAAACACGACCATTGAAGAATACTGGACAAATTCCGAG gATTCTCAGGAGTTTGACTTTATCAGCATGGTACACACTGCGTATTATTTGGAGGATGTCGGGATGACCATGGACCGTCTGCTGGCATCCTTGACCGTAGGGGGCGCGAGTCTTCTCGTTCACAAATCAG gAGAGAACAAGACCTCGGAATTCGCCCATCAGTTACCGTGGATTTCCAAACCTTCCCACATGTCGCCGGGACGTCGTATCCTCGACGCTGCCCGTCGTGCAAATCAACGTCGACTTCGTGTCACTCCATTTCCAGCTGTCATCGACGTCACTTCGGTATTCGATGCCGGGTCTGACGTCGGACCCAAACTGATGGACTTTTTAACCCAAGGTGCCTACTTTTGCCAAACAGCGTCTGAAGACGTCTTGAATGGTACAATGGACATTCTGAGATCGTTGACCACGAAGAGCGATGACGGCAAGAGAATACTGATAAgtaatgattttgaaataatagaGATATGGAAAGACCCTTCTTCGTaa